In Dysidea avara chromosome 3, odDysAvar1.4, whole genome shotgun sequence, a single window of DNA contains:
- the LOC136249969 gene encoding uncharacterized protein, producing the protein MDLLGEASDGEQEIPDIIISRSSIPESERVPNIRMVPQLSEHDEETETDSTKESGAEDFEDATSDHKETQATSSAQLETSTLQQGVETISMPSKELDASNEPQPDALTVPATVKGKADAPTDIFPAPNIEEFFSDDDDMSEDDQQGTKDHAQQFKADTAAFEYLEGIDQPDSQNGFAPPEVESHQIHQLVVTLTDGESETDEEPPKLEHEEKYGKIAQLKTEIQDDEVEPYLEQFFDAVTDDVLQIGSISLEEVQEEERHLRAEHVAYQEQEAKLQMERQLELRRQEEAAKKNVLETLKQQRQKLRKREAAFLHSSTTKGRDIYQSFHRAEEQMKQALKARKAEIKTLFGDLEHADGYYGAVKGRRWKVDWAQAPQPIKIKLKCLRGIRDKLPQSRYVLLLSLYDRLGGHVLRWSKLKGQYWNGSTLPVDHQGLYYNTELKFDQGIYKVLPAKRDIRPGMVLVFELFILRGPVTPNDRVVGWGTFPISDAEFNIIEGKYKCPFLKGSIDVLIDKHGKIEELMAKDLENWLGNLYFEVVRLPRYLAGMKEYEVELQFTSGLLGYPDRTHDEHSAIDGNDPVYGNEDHKLLPEVSVVDDDASLYNNASAKPVHGMSSRRTGLQSRMSRKIADNVSDSSDSDDDLLDILHDDKDDDFKPVKSQPGLYYKVHRFDPIDEQRRKVYTLMPKTPVLQKRKKKNTSYQEQLDEHTVSVKPPFSTRGKVERKSYERIQYVGRQFLAELGISQWRSLEFWGTLLILLLVWWVRMYLHYLGQYAFLKIINIPVNRFSLLPHTVVLNYQSSLLFTREEIAVVTIGPLFNTVLFCLLIVASWISQKLFGYFPNLGSRFISAIGLQALLDPYWIFLVDMILLRYQEPQPDEPTADVSKLYWHFVRIEGNGVVGIFLLLFIYFFTTFVTIASYYMYFLRVHMNGRLLDIYNRLKSPSEKIFMPHDMEVSNEELGYICHKAEQWRGEEGERRKVAVYDYIWEEEELELGSLHKNKEITTHISIHTLHLDGLRELYRHFLRLDNGAIIEIFGEFGGAEFVSSGVKNAIVSRQDNVKTPSIGTPSRPVTAMKLNRRKTSFPEKSPDQLSQHSDTLLVPTPNRRRFEETTKGGSMNRTLHKRVSAGQLV; encoded by the exons ATGGATTTGTTGGGTGAAGCAAGCGATGGCGAACAAGAAATACCAGATATTATCATCAGCCGCTCGTCCATACCTGAATCAGAGCGGGTGCCAAACATTCGCATGGTTCCGCAACTTTCCGAGCACGACGAAGAAACTGAAACGGATTCGACCAAAGAGTCTGGCGCTGAAGACTTTGAGGACGCCACTAGCGACCATAAAGAGACACAAGCTACCAGTAGTGCTCAACTAGAAACGTCAACACTTCAACAAGGCGTGGAGACTATATCCATGCCTAGTAAAGAGCTAGATGCAAGCAATGAACCCCAGCCAGATGCCCTCACAGTTCCAGCCACTGTTAAAGGCAAAGCAGATGCCCCTACGGACATATTTCCCGCTCCTAACATAGAAGAATTCtttagtgatgatgatgacatgaGTGAAGATGACCAGCAGGGTACCAAGGATCATGCTCAACAGTTTAAGGCAGACACTGCAGCATTTGAATACCTTGAGGGAATAGACCAGCCAGACAGCCAGAATGGCTTTG CACCACCAGAAGTTGAAAGTCACCAGATTCATCAGTTAGTGGTGACCTTGACAGATGGAGAGAGTGAGACAGACGAGGAACCACCAAAGCTAGAACACGAAGAGAAATATGGCAAAATAGCTCAGCTGAAGACAGAAATACAAGATGATGAAGTGGAGCCATATCTTGAacaattctttgatgcagtTACAGATGATGTTTTGCAGATTGGTAGCATCTCTCTTGAAGAAGTGCAG GAGGAAGAACGTCATTTAAGGGCAGAGCATGTTGCTTACCAGGAGCAAGAGGCTAAATTACAAATGGAACGGCAGCTAGAACTGCGTCGGCAAGAAGAAGCAGCCAAGAAAAATGTTTTAGAGACTCTTAAACAACAGCGTCAAAAGCTGAGGAAAAGAGAA GCTGCTTTCTTACACTCTTCCACTACGAAAGGTCGTGATATTTACCAGTCATTTCACAGAGCAGAAGAACAAATGAAGCAAGCATTGAAGGCTAGGAAAGCTGAAATAAAA ACTCTGTTTGGAGACCTAGAGCATGCTGATGGTTACTATGGAGCAGTGAAGGGAAGAAGATGGAAAGTGGACTGGGCACAAGCTCCACAGCCAATTAAAATCAAGCTGAAATGCCTTCGAGGAATAAGAGATAAACTACCAC AGAGTAGGTATGTTCTACTATTGTCATTGTATGACCGGCTGGGTGGGCATGTGTTAAGGTGGTCAAAGTTGAAGGGACAGTATTGGAATGGGTCAACATTACCTGTCGATCACCAAGGACTCTACTACAACACTGAACTCAAG TTTGACCAGGGTATATACAAGGTGTTACCAGCTAAGAGGGACATTCGACCAGGAATGGTCCTTGTGTTTGAGTTGTTCATTCTACGAGGACCAGTCACCCCTAATGACCGGGTTGTTGGATGGGGCACCTTCCCAATATCTGATGCAGAGTTTAACATCATTGAAGGAAA GTACAAGTGCCCATTCCTCAAGGGTAGTATTGATGTACTCATTGACAAACATGGTAAAATTGAAGAGCTAATGGCCAAGGACTTGGAGAACTGGCTCGGCAACTTGTATTTTGAAGTGGTCAGATTACCAAG ATATCTTGCTGGCATGAAGGAGTATGAGGTTGAGCTACAGTTCACATCAGGATTACTAGGATATCCTGACCGCACACATGATGAACACTCAGCCATCGATGGCAATGATCCAGTGTATGGGAATGAAGACCACAAGCTGCTTCCTGAAGTGTCCGTTGTGGACGATGATGCTTCATTATACAATAACGCTAGTGCTAAG cCGGTGCATGGTATGTCATCGCGACGGACAGGATTGCAGTCTCGTATGTCACGCAAGATAGCAGACAATGTCAGTGACAGTTCAGACAGTGACGATGACTTGCTAGACATCTTACATGACGACAAAGATGATGACTTTAAACCAGTCAAATCTCAACCTGGACTCTACTACAAG GTACACAGGTTTGATCCCATTGATGAGCAAAGAAGGAAGGTGTACACACTGATGCCCAAGACTCCTGTCCTCCAAAAGAGGAAAAAGAAAAACACGTCCTACCaagagcagttggatgagcacACTGTGTCTGTAAA ACCTCCATTCTCAACTCGAGGCAAAGTGGAGCGTAAATCATATGAAAGGATACAGTATGTTGGTAGACAGTTCCTTGCAGAACTGGGCATCTCCCAGTGGAGGTCACTGGAGTTCTGGGGTACTCTACTAATCCTACTGCTAGTATGGTGGGTGAGAATGTACCTACACTACTTGGGCCAGTATGCTTTCCTAAAAATCATCAACATCCCTGTGAACAG GTTTTCACTCCTACCTCACACCGTAGTACTGAATTATCAGAGTTCACTGTTGTTTACCAGAGAAGAGATTGCTGTGGTTACTATCGGTCCATTATTCAATACTGTACTATTCTGTCTATTGATTGTTGCTAGTTGGATTTCACAAAAACTGTTTGGGTATTTCCCCAACCTTGGCTCACGGTTTATCAGTGCCATAGGCCTACAAGCTCTGCTGGACCCTTATTGGATATTTCTAGTGGATATGATTTTATTAAGATACCAGGAACCTCAGCCAGATGAACCAACAGCTGATGTGTCGAAACTTTACTGGCATTTTGTGCGTATTGAAGGCAATGGTGTGGTGGGTATTTTCCTGTTACTTTTCATATATTTTTTCACCACATTTGTCACCATTGCAAGCTACTATATGTACTTCCTACGTGTACACATGAATGGACGATTATTGGATATCTACAATCGATTGAAGAGTCCTTCTGAGAAGATCTTCATGCCTCACGATATGGAGGTATCTAACGAGGAGTTGGGGTACATCTGTCACAAAGCAGAGCAATGGAGAGGTGAAGAAGGGGAGAGAAGAAAGGTCGCTGTTTATGACTACATCTGGGAAGAAGAAGAG TTGGAGCTGGGGAGTTTACATAAGAACAAAGAGATTACTACACACATCtcaatacacacactacacttggATGGACTGAGAGAATTGTATAGACATTTCTTACGATTGGATAATGGGGCCATAATTGAG ATATTTGGTGAATTTGGAGGTGCAGAATTTGTTAGCTCAGGAGTAAAGAACGCCATTGTCAGTCGTCAAGACAATGTTAAGACTCCCTCTATTGGCACACCCTCCCGACCTGTCACCGCCATGAAACTCAACCGAAGGAAAACATCTTTTCCTGAAAAATCACCTGACCAACTATCACAACATTCGGACACCTTATTGGTACCTACCCCAAATAGGAGAAGATTTGAGGAGACCACCAAAGGAGGCTCCATGAACAGGACACTACACAAACGAGTCTCAGCTGGACAATTGGTATAA
- the LOC136249973 gene encoding ras-related protein Rab-32-like, protein MTEIGVSVNDKEARRFLARQHRNLLDVLNLDELKIQLYTDEVLDDNIQEKLMNVALERRAKLQELLQYLSRQGEPGLLALIYALRKCTSDSTQVQLAATLEQKYQKFHEDPPGSSCSTTSMPSSNSTDGTARQHQASEQFPIHVGVVEIPASRRPPRKQVVHVKIIVIGPAGCGKTSFMLRYTKDDFDIFKHPSPVIEFSSRSYTHEGTEYMLEFHDTPGRNKCDSIVAQYWRNTNGALVIYDVTDTRSLESALEWKRHLDRNIVLKNGDCIPAILIGNKCDNLPNTKTPLPDGASFCNEHGFSAFFQVSVKSSYNVDKSVEFLISKIAELGPQDTYYIPHVEHVARPRNEPNNKCC, encoded by the exons ATGACTGAGATTGGTGTTTCGGTGAACGACAAGGAAGCGAGAAGGTTTCTAGCCAGACAACACAGGAACCTACTAGATGTACTGAACCTTGATGAACTAAAGATACAGTTGTATACGGATGAAGTGTTGGATGACAACATTCAGGAAAAACTGATGAACGTGGCACTGGAGAGAAGAGCAAAATTACAAGAGTTGTTGCAATATCTTAGCCGTCAAGGCGAGCCGGGGTTGCTGGCCCTTATCTATGCGTTAAGAAAATGTACCAGCGACTCTACTCAAGTCCAGTTGGCAGCTACGTTAGAACAGAAATATCAAAAATTTCACGAAGACCCACCTGGGTCCAGTTGTTCAACAACTTCAATGCCTAGTAGTAATTCTACTGATGGCACAGCCAGACAACATCAAGCCTCAGAACAGTTCCCCATACATGTG GGAGTAGTAGAAATACCTGCTTCCAGAAGGCCTCCCAGGAAGCAGGTTGTTCATGTCAAGATCATCGTCATTGGACCTGCGGGTTGTGGGAAGACCTCCTTCATGCTACGCTACACTAAAGATGATTTTGACATCTTCAAACATCCATCT CCTGTTATTGAGTTCAGCAGCAGAAGCTACACACATGAAGGAACTGAGTACATGTTAGAATTTCACGATACCCCTG GACGTAACAAATGTGATTCGATAGTTGCG CAATACTGGCGTAATACAAATGGAGCACTGGTCATCTATGATGTGACTGATACAAGATCTTTAGAAAGTGCTCTAGAATGGAAGCGACATTTGGATAGGAACATTGTCTTAAAGAATGGTGATTGTATACCCGCAATCCTTATAGGAAACAAG TGTGATAATTTACCTAATACTAAAACACCATTACCCGATGGTGCATCATTTTGTAATGAACATGGATTTAGTGCATTTTTTCAAGTTTCAGTAAAGTCTTCATACAATGTAGATAAATCAGTCGAGTTCCTCATTAGTAAG ATAGCTGAGTTAGGTCCACAAGACACTTATTATATACCCCATGTTGAACATGTGGCTCGACCTCGTAATGAACCCAATAATAAATGCTGTTAG
- the LOC136249972 gene encoding uncharacterized protein yields the protein MSSEVPSSLERSRIAKGRDDAARKTLQTNFTSLVAKINVTTTRRVLYENRAIDAEFFSKLTESNKTENERSETLLTYLISKGDEGYRQLVVALRQCGVEDQGQANLAEILEQCYMEVEVTDERSLSDYNRSEESSLRHFHSERSSCLSINHSPSNSRETSGFISASNEQMCSTEPAIIVKKNCRAIKILVLGNKGVGKTSLILKYAVNDFDIHNKPTIVMDVVSSVINFRGKDFVINFWDPAGQSRPNTLTRRYFQGAHGALLVYDCTRSDTLDSIINWKTELDERVYKRDGDALPTVLVGTKCDLERLDGSSMCRECDFLNHYLTSAKTAENVKQSVDYLLTQILHDTSSLQDSHYNDTKPVTITIGDSSTECISLHGHGNNPRTRNKCC from the exons ATGTCATCTGAGGTACCATCGAGTCTGGAGAGAAGCAGAATAGCGAAGGGCAGAGATGATGCAGCCAGAAAAACCTTACAAACGAACTTCACGTCTCTGGTAGCTAAAATCAACGTCACCACAACAAGACGAGTCTTGTATGAGAACAGAGCAATCGACGCGGAGTTCTTTAGTAAACTGACTGAATCTAACAAGACAGAGAACGAAAGGAGCGAAACCTTATTGACTTATTTGATAAGTAAAGGCGACGAGGGGTACAGACAGCTAGTGGTGGCACTGAGGCAATGCGGAGTAGAAGACCAGGGACAAGCAAATCTTGCGGAAATTCTAGAGCAGTGTTACATGGAAGTAGAAGTAACTGATGAGCGTAGTTTATCTGATTATAACAGAAGTGAAGAAAGTTCTTTAAGACATTTTCATTCAGAGCGTTCAAGTTGTCTCAGTATAAACCACTCCCCTTCAAACAGTCGAGAAACAAGTGGCTTCATATCAGCTAGCAATGAGCA GATGTGCTCTACAGAGCCAGCCATTATAGTCAAAAAGAACTGCCGAGCAATCAAAATACTGGTACTAGGTAATAAGGGTGTTGGTAAAACTAGTCTGATATTGAAGTATGCTGTAAATGATTTTGACATCCATAACAAGCCTACA ATTGTAATGGACGTGGTCTCAAGTGTCATCAATTTCAGGGGTAAGGATTTTGTCATCAATTTCTGGGACCCAGCTG GACAATCCAGACCCAATACActcaccagg AGGTATTTCCAAGGAGCTCATGGGGCACTGCTGGTATATGACTGCACAAGATCAGATACACTGGACAGTATTATAAACTGGAAAACTGAACTGGATGAACGAGTTTACAAGAGAGATGGTGATGCTTTACCTACTGTCCTTGTGGGTACTAAG TGTGATTTGGAAAGGTTGGATGGATCATCGATGTGTAGAGAGTGTGATTTCCTCAACCATTATCTCACTTCTGCTAAAACTGCTGAAAATGTTAAACAGTCCGTGGATTACTTGTTAACACAG ATACTACATGACACTAGTTCACTACAAGATAGTCATTATAATGACACCAAGCCTGTCACCATTACAATCGGTGACTCAAGCACAGAGTGTATCAGTCTACATGGTCACGGGAACAACCCTCGTACAAGAAACAAATGTTGTTGA
- the LOC136249971 gene encoding uncharacterized protein codes for MSSYGDDDDTKTSEVLGNGLLSIVLSGESGPALDLDDYADNVLTSFHDLLIEIIDLKLVTQYLNEIKAISAEAYSILTDKSSPLPSRKEYLITHVKAMGIEGFNLLVEALKSSADAPEQVELGEKLRTAILEDISSSSDTSRETSPISTQEGFVSALGSPLHASPRHTPPSTTNNASADEQTPLLADTKQVASDDHMVTYRKKKGRTSRSHSQRHKTTSSNLTSSGQVISYGTTNTYLKIVLMGDVKVGKSSLIHRYIYHQFDPNLKPTAGMDTNLRTFSFNGRDYILQLWDIAGVLLAQRALLPVYCKEAVGAVFVYDVKNEYSLFNLEQWRRALNSLVTQKNGHPIPSIMVGTKSDAGELDGSAVCKQLGMQKCFYVSAKTGENVDEAFEFLIKQIANIELDSTKISHQTSQFPDTDLDRTSGCCCTIL; via the exons ATGTCCAGCTATGGCGACGACGACGACACGAAAACGTCAGAGGTACTTGGTAATGGATTGCTCAGTATTGTGTTGAGTGGCGAGTCCGGGCCTGCTTTAGACCTTGACGATTATGCGGACAACGTTTTAACCTCCTTTCATGATCTGTTGATAGAAATAATTGACTTAAAGCTAGTCACGCAGTATTTGAATGAAATAAAAGCTATTTCAGCTGAAGCCTACTCTATATTAACAGACAAATCTAGTCCTCTTCCTAGTAGAAAGGAATATTTGATAACTCATGTGAAAGCCATGGGAATTGAAGGATTTAACTTGCTTGTGGAGGCACTCAAGAGTTCTGCAGATGCCCCTGAGCAAGTTGAATTAGGAGAGAAACTACGTACTGCCATACTGGAGGACATTTCTTCAAGTAGTGATACGTCACGGGAAACATCTCCCATTTCAACACAGGAAGGATTTGTATCAGCTCTGGGGTCACCCCTCCATGCGTCACCTCGCCATACACCACCATCCACCACCAATAATGCCAGTGCTGATGAACAAACCCCATTATTGGCTGATACAAAACAAGTAGCTAGTGATGATCACATGGTCACTTATAGGAAAAAGAAG GGGAGAACAAGCAGGTCTCACTCACAGAGACACAAGACGACCTCATCAAATTTGACGTCATCTGGTCAGGTAATATCTTATGGGACGACAAACACTTACCTCAAGATCGTCCTCATGGGTGACGTCAAGGTGGGAAAGTCTTCATTGATACACCGTTACATTTATCATCAGTTTGATCCTAACCTGAAGCCAACT GCAGGTATGGACACTAACTTGCGCACATTTTCATTCAATGGTAGAGATTACATACTTCAGTTATGGGATATTGCTGGTGTCTTATTAGCCCAACGTGCTCTATTGCCA GTATATTGTAAAGAAGCAGTGGGTGCAGTGTTTGTATATGACGTCAAAAATGAGTACTCCCTTTTCAACCTCGAGCAATGGAGAAGAGCACTCAACTCACTTGTGACACAAAAAAATGGCCACCCTATTCCATCCATAATGGTGGGAACTAAG AGTGATGCTGGTGAATTAGATGGATCTGCAGTGTGTAAGCAGTTGGGGATGCAAAAATGTTTCTATGTGTCTGCTAAAACTGGTGAAAATGTTGATGAGGCATTTGAATTCCTCATTAAACAA ATTGCCAACATTGAACTTGACTCCACTAAAATCAGTCACCAGACTAGTCAGTTTCCTGACACTGACCTAGACCGAACTTCAGGCTGTTGCTGTACTATACTGTAA